The sequence GGCCAAGTACTCTCTTTCAGCCAATAGTATTTGTCCCAGGCTAACATGCCTTCGAGATTGCTTGTGTTATTAACGAACATAGGATCAAACTGCCAATAATTTTTTCCGACTGTAAAGTTATCGTCTTCTGTTATTGTAGTATCTACGCCTTTAGGCCACAAGTAACACATGATAACTTTATCGGAATCGTTTTCAAAATTAGGATTAATTACGCTATCCCAAAATTCGGGGAAAGCCGGGTCGAGATAGAAAGCGTTCATACCCTGATAGAGTGAAATGGAATCGAGTTTTTCAGCTATTTCATAATGATGATCCCACGTTGTAAAAGGAGCTTCATAGTGGTTTGTTCTCAATGTGCGTCCTCTGTAGCTCCAATTGTAATAGATGTTGTTTGCCTGCAGAGCTTCGTACCAGTGTAATTCGTGTCCGTTCACCTGCATATTGAGATAAGTGTTGTGAACTTCAATTTCTTTGGATGTGAAGAAATTGCCGCCGTTTCCAAACAACCGTCCGGAATTGATAGATGTGTTATTTTCAAAAATAAAGTTTTCAACGCCCGCGTCGATACGCAGCAGCATACCGTTGAACGGCGAACTGGCTTTACGAACCATATTGATAAAAAGACAGTTTGTAACGCTGATAGTATCGGCATAAGCCTGATTTCTCAGAGTAAACCATTTGATTTCGCCAAAAGCGCAATTGTCATAAATTATCTTATGTCCGCCCTGATTGACAATGAAAGCGCCTACAAGTTCACCGTTGGAAAGATTTCCGTCAACAATTACATTTTTAATAGTAACGCTTCCCCCCGCTTTAATATGGATCATATCCCTTGCGGAACCGTCAGCGGCGGGAATTTGCAGGAAGACAGGCGGCGCGGTTTGATTTTTGATCCAGGTATTATCCGGTCCTAATATGACGAGGTCAAAATCGACATCCAGAGTGCCGTCGAAAGCATAGATTTGACCGCTCTCCGCCAAATAGACTGTTTTTGCAGGATCGTGAGATCCGTCGGCGAGAGTATCTGCTGCAATTTGCACATTTACGAACTGATTCGGGTCCAGTACCGTTTGAGCAGACAGATACGAAACAAATACAAAAAAGACCATAAAAGGTAAGACTAACCTTTTCATAGATTCCTCCTAGTTTTATTATGGATTAAATTAATGGGGAATATTGGTAGTGTTTTTAATTGAGCGGTTAAAAAATTATCACCTCCTTGGTACCTGCTAATAAAAATCATATTATTGGTCAGAATGAGTATCGGACGCCCAGGTCTGCGGTTGTACCGTAATATTCTACACCGGACAGTTTTTCAAGAACGCTTACAAATTGGCGGTCCGGTCTGTTTGTAATGTTATTAATATTCAGATATACTTGCAGACCTTTGAGCCATGGTAATTTCTGATATGCCGTAAAGTCCCATCTTGAATAAGGAGCGGTATACGAGTCAAGTTCCTGATAAACGGTGTGCGCGCTTCTTAAAACGTTGTCTGTGTACTGGAATGATAATCTTGCCGAAAAATCTCCTATATCATAACCGATTGTTAAGTTCAATATATCATTCGGCTGATTTATTAATCTTCCGGAGCGAGTTGTATCTATATAAGTATACTTTTTAAAGATGCCGCTTCCGATTGCGACGCTTTTGAAGTAAGGATAACGCGTTTCGGAGTTGATGTGGGTATAATTAATATTCAGTACGAGCCCTTTTAAGAACGAAGGCAGGAACCAGAAATGCGTTTGCCAATCGAGCTCGATTCCGCGTACGTACGATTTTTCTTCAAGATTTGTCCAGGTGTAAACAGTAGTTCTCTGATTCGGAGTCAGAGGATATCTGTAATTGATTTTCGAAGCGTCTTTGGTAAAATAAGTAATCGGCACGATTAAATTCTCTATTTCTTTATAAAATAACCCGGCCGTAAAGAGTCCGATATAATTATCATAAACGGAAACATATACGTCATAATTTTGAGTAATGGCGGTTTTGAGGTAAGGATTACCCATACGCAAAACAGGGTCGCCGTAAGTGTCGATAAAGAGATAAGGAGAAACGGCTCTGTAGTCTGGATAAATTATACTTTTTGTGCTTGCCAAACGGATATCGAGCCAATTGGCCGGTTTTATGCGAAGTAATATCTGAGGAAACCAGTTATCGTCTTTTGTGGAATCCCAATGCACTTCTTTATAATCATAATAGTATTCCCCCGGGGTAGTCAAGCGACCAAATACATAGGTCGAATCGGCAGTGTAATCGAAGCCAAATTTTTCGTATCTCAATCCCGGCGTCAAAGTAATAAATTTCCCGATTTTCATTTCTGTCATAAGATAAAAAGCGTAAAAATTCCTCGTATAATTATAATCGTACTGAGTAGATCCGAGCGGGTCGGGCAAATAGTAACCGTATTCTTTTGCAATGTCGGCTAAACGATGCATTTTCCAGATCGATACTTTATTGTAGAATACATTGCTGCCGATCCCTTCTTCGCCGGACAGGAAATCGCCGATATCGTAATCCGGATCGGCAAACAGCGAAGCCTTGAGACCGTTATCTTCTTTTGTAATGCCAAGGTCAGTCCACGCTACGTCACGCAGCAAAGTATTGAAATCCAATGCAAGACCGCCGCGATCGACATCAATATACCAAGCCGTTTCATCATTTTTACGAGTGTTTCTTTCGTACTTTCCGCCTAATTTCAGATCGCCGGAAATATAACTGAAAAAGTTATACGGAATTTTCACGTTAAAGATTGCAGACTGAGCTGTTTCGTCGATATCACGTTTAAGAGTATTCACGTTATTTACAATTTTATCCTGTCCCAGAACCTGTAAGTGATTCAGCAAAACGCTGGGCGAAACCTGATTTTCTTTGCCGGCAATAACGGAATCGGGAACCCATCCCTGAACGCCGCCGGATCTTGTCCTCATATCGAGCGTTAAATCGCCCGGGTGACGCTGAGTCGTAATGGAATTCGAAATGGAGAAATCCATA comes from Melioribacter roseus P3M-2 and encodes:
- a CDS encoding TonB-dependent receptor, which produces MKVSKIMLKCMILILFVAGFIQAQGSGRIRGKVLDKETGEVLPGANVLLEGTSIGAAASFEGEYYIRSIPPGNYTMVVKYLGYKDERIPVTVVAGKTIEVDVELEYVALETGEVVITAQAEGQMEAINQQLSANTIKNIVSSDRIKDIPDVNAAESVARLPGISLIRSGGEGQKVTIRGLSPQYNVMMVNGVRLQSTDRENRSVDLNMIAPNILSGIEVTKVLTADMDADAVGGTVNLRISKAREGLHTNFSAQGGYASLANDNPYGNYRLAALVSNRVFDNKLGIQLSVYIDNYNRNSDRLSASYTTNVESITNEGLIPTLLNDVNIYDDVRDRKRYGGSLVFDYQFSNGTLLLNNFIGSLKEHQIQQRNYFTTSYDWRGYATDREFTNTVISNALQGEFEFYNVNMDFSISNSITTQRHPGDLTLDMRTRSGGVQGWVPDSVIAGKENQVSPSVLLNHLQVLGQDKIVNNVNTLKRDIDETAQSAIFNVKIPYNFFSYISGDLKLGGKYERNTRKNDETAWYIDVDRGGLALDFNTLLRDVAWTDLGITKEDNGLKASLFADPDYDIGDFLSGEEGIGSNVFYNKVSIWKMHRLADIAKEYGYYLPDPLGSTQYDYNYTRNFYAFYLMTEMKIGKFITLTPGLRYEKFGFDYTADSTYVFGRLTTPGEYYYDYKEVHWDSTKDDNWFPQILLRIKPANWLDIRLASTKSIIYPDYRAVSPYLFIDTYGDPVLRMGNPYLKTAITQNYDVYVSVYDNYIGLFTAGLFYKEIENLIVPITYFTKDASKINYRYPLTPNQRTTVYTWTNLEEKSYVRGIELDWQTHFWFLPSFLKGLVLNINYTHINSETRYPYFKSVAIGSGIFKKYTYIDTTRSGRLINQPNDILNLTIGYDIGDFSARLSFQYTDNVLRSAHTVYQELDSYTAPYSRWDFTAYQKLPWLKGLQVYLNINNITNRPDRQFVSVLEKLSGVEYYGTTADLGVRYSF
- a CDS encoding T9SS type A sorting domain-containing protein, whose amino-acid sequence is MKRLVLPFMVFFVFVSYLSAQTVLDPNQFVNVQIAADTLADGSHDPAKTVYLAESGQIYAFDGTLDVDFDLVILGPDNTWIKNQTAPPVFLQIPAADGSARDMIHIKAGGSVTIKNVIVDGNLSNGELVGAFIVNQGGHKIIYDNCAFGEIKWFTLRNQAYADTISVTNCLFINMVRKASSPFNGMLLRIDAGVENFIFENNTSINSGRLFGNGGNFFTSKEIEVHNTYLNMQVNGHELHWYEALQANNIYYNWSYRGRTLRTNHYEAPFTTWDHHYEIAEKLDSISLYQGMNAFYLDPAFPEFWDSVINPNFENDSDKVIMCYLWPKGVDTTITEDDNFTVGKNYWQFDPMFVNNTSNLEGMLAWDKYYWLKESTWPDWRVELVVDYDADGQPILNWPPKFDLSYQNDTLLTGGTDGLPLGDLNWFPDKKAIYLANRDQYLAALRDSMTNAKYVYIPGDSLSAFITKDNLVSVEQYDNNVPNDYYLGNNYPNPFNPTTTIRFGLPEQSVVTMTVYNVLGQKVFEMTEKALSAGNHSLHFNASNLSSGIYIYTIAAKGVNGKNFVASKKMMLLK